TGAAAATCATTTTATCGTTGAAGACGGTCAGCTTTAAAAAAATGTTGTTCCTTCTTATATAATGCAAGTTTTCTTCTGATTTTATATGAGTTATAAAAAAACCTTCCATACTGAAGTTGTTAAGTACGTTTGACAATATGAGAGCAGAAAGCTCCGGATTGGGAATGTCGAAAACCGCTTCGGCTTCTTCGACGGTTTTGGGTTCTTTTTTTACGCCTTTTTTACTGGAACGAAAAGACGCGTCAATAAACGGCGGAGCGATGAGCGTGCTCAGCATAGCCATCATGACGCAAACGCCGAAAGTCTTTTCGTCAAAAATTGAATACATAAGGGCAAAGCCTGCGATTATTAGAGCTACTTCACCTCTCGGTATCATTCCGAGTCCGATTCTGATCGCGCCTCTGAGATTGAAATTCATAAAGTAGGCTGGCAGACCACAGCCTATGACTTTCGAAATGATTGCCGTCCCAGTGAAAATTATGCCGAAAGCGACAATTTCTTTTTGAAGAAAAATCGCGGGATTTAACAGCATCCCCATGACCGTGAAAAAAACAGGAACGAAAAAAGCTTCAAGGGAACCCAAAGATTCCTTGATAACATAACTGATGTCGGTTCTCGACAGAGAAAGACCCATGACATAAGCCCCCACTATCATTGCCAGGCCGGATTTTTCGAAAACACCGCCCATTAAAAGGGCCAGAGATAGGGACAGCAATGAAAACGTCATTCTGTTTTTAAAAACTTTTAGAGCCTTGCCGATTTTTTTCGCCGCGAGAAGAGTCAGAACGGTGAATATCAGCCACGTAGCTACGATTTTCAGTGTAAAGGTAAAAATTTTGTAGAAATTGACGTTAGAAAACTTGCCGGCGGAATTTGTCGACGCGAAAGCGAGTATTACGGACAAGGTGATTATTCCCAAGACATCATCAATCACTGCCGCGGACAATATAGTGATTCCTTCCGGAGTGTCTATTTTTCTTCTTTCGGAAAGAATTCTCACTGTTATTCCTACCGAAGTGGCCATGCTTATACACCCGAGAAGGAGAGATTTGAAAGAAAAATACGGTTCGTGCAGAAAAATTACGGAACAGTAGGATCCGAGTAAAAATGAAAATACTGCTCCGGCAATTCCGATGACACTGGCCGAGAGTGAGTAGTGAAGAAACAGCTTAATGTCGGTTTCGAGGCCTGAAAAAAACAGAAGGATTATTGAAGCGACCGTGGCGAAAGAATATAGCTCTGCGCTTACAGGAAAGTTCATGGCGTGATTGTACGGAAAAAGCCCTTCGGGAAATCCCGGTAGATGTATCTTGCCCAAAACATATGGTCCAATTACGACTCCGGCAATAATCTCGCCCAGAACAGCGGGAAGTTTTATTTTTCTGAAAAGGATTCCAGTGCCTATCGCAGCGATTATTATCAGCGAAAGCTGAAATATGAATTTTGTCATGTTTTCTATCATGTTTGCGCTTGATCTTTCTTTCTGTGAGAATTTAAAAAGTTACGTGATTATACATCCGGTAAAGATAAAATCAATGAGAATATTTTCCGGAAAACAAAATGTTTCGATTGAAAAACGATGTCGTTCATGAAAATATTTGTTAGATTTAATAAATGAAAAACTTATAAATTCATAAACGCGGGAGAAATTCATGAACGCTAAAATATTTTTGTTTTTTTCAATGATATTTTTATGCCGGTCCATTCATTCTTACACGGCTGAAGAAATTGTCAGGAAACTCGACGATCTTTACAGAAGCGAATCGAGTTTTGGAAAAATCGAAATGAAAATTGTCACTCCCGACTGGCAGAGAACTCTCATTTTCAACATCTGGACTCTCGGCATGGAAAAAACATTTATAAGAATAATTTCACCGGAAAGAGAAAAGGATTACGCGACACTGAGAATCGGTACGGATATGTGGAATTACCTTCCTCCGACTAACAGAGTGATGAAAATTCCGCCGTCCATGATGCTTTCTTCGTGGATGGGGTCGGATTTCACTAACGACGACCTCGTCAAAGAATCTTCCTTCGAAGAAGATTACACATACAGAATCGTTAAAATCGAGGATTCAAAAGAAGGCGAATTGTATTTGGAAATGCTGCCGAAAGAAAATTCCGCGGTTGTATGGGGGAAGATAATAACGGCCGTTAGTGAAAACGATTTATTGCCGCTCTGGCAAAAATTTTACGACGAAGACGGAAACTACAAAAGAACAATAACTTATTCTGACGTCAGGATTTTCGGAACA
The candidate division WOR-3 bacterium genome window above contains:
- a CDS encoding cation:proton antiporter, whose amino-acid sequence is MTKFIFQLSLIIIAAIGTGILFRKIKLPAVLGEIIAGVVIGPYVLGKIHLPGFPEGLFPYNHAMNFPVSAELYSFATVASIILLFFSGLETDIKLFLHYSLSASVIGIAGAVFSFLLGSYCSVIFLHEPYFSFKSLLLGCISMATSVGITVRILSERRKIDTPEGITILSAAVIDDVLGIITLSVILAFASTNSAGKFSNVNFYKIFTFTLKIVATWLIFTVLTLLAAKKIGKALKVFKNRMTFSLLSLSLALLMGGVFEKSGLAMIVGAYVMGLSLSRTDISYVIKESLGSLEAFFVPVFFTVMGMLLNPAIFLQKEIVAFGIIFTGTAIISKVIGCGLPAYFMNFNLRGAIRIGLGMIPRGEVALIIAGFALMYSIFDEKTFGVCVMMAMLSTLIAPPFIDASFRSSKKGVKKEPKTVEEAEAVFDIPNPELSALILSNVLNNFSMEGFFITHIKSEENLHYIRRNNIFLKLTVFNDKMIFKARQEDIGLINTIIYESFLKLFDTSQHLKSLAKPVQMKKEIVTNGGSKFEIDLAKYIEPSCVSIPLKSSEKEGVINELVEVLSKKGKIEDKETVVKLILDREKTMSTGLQNGLAVPHVRTSQVKKVEIAIGISKNGVKFGSIDELPSKIVFLILSPEDKSPHLEILASLGSLFRDKDYADKIAGSSTPEEVIELLKHKRLVLPRKTIFPL
- a CDS encoding outer membrane lipoprotein-sorting protein, with translation MNAKIFLFFSMIFLCRSIHSYTAEEIVRKLDDLYRSESSFGKIEMKIVTPDWQRTLIFNIWTLGMEKTFIRIISPEREKDYATLRIGTDMWNYLPPTNRVMKIPPSMMLSSWMGSDFTNDDLVKESSFEEDYTYRIVKIEDSKEGELYLEMLPKENSAVVWGKIITAVSENDLLPLWQKFYDEDGNYKRTITYSDVRIFGTREIPSVMELVPMDRPGNRTEIRFTEMEFDAEIDEEIFTLKNLQRN